Proteins encoded by one window of Sciurus carolinensis chromosome 12, mSciCar1.2, whole genome shotgun sequence:
- the Mdm4 gene encoding protein Mdm4 isoform X1: protein MTSYSTSAQCSASDSACRISPERISKVRPKLPLLKILQAAGAQGEMFTVKEVMHYLGQYIMVKQLYDQQEQHMVYCDGDLLGELLGRQSFSVKDPSPLYDMLRKNLITLTTATTDAAQTLALAQDHSMDIPSQDQLKQSTEESFGSRKKTEEGNIPTLPTSEHKRRNSRGDEDLINLSQDETSRLDLGFEEWDVAGLPWWFLGNLRNNYTPRSNGSTDLQTNQDIGTAIVSDTTDDLWFLNESVSEQLGVGIKVEAADTEQASEEVGKVSDKKMIEVGKNDDLEDSKSLSDDTDIEVTSEDEWQCTECKKFNSPSKRYCFRCWALRKDWYSDCSKLTHSLSTSDITAVPEKKENEGIDVPDCRRTVSAPVVRPKDMSVKEGNSKLFNPCNSVEFLDLAHSSESQETISSMGEQSDNLSEQRTDVENMEDCQNILKPCSLCEKRPRDGNIIHGRTSHLTTCFHCARRLKKAGASCPICKKEIQLVIKVFIA from the exons ATGACATCATATTCCACCTCTGCCCAGTGTTCAGCATCTGACAGTGCTTGCAGAATCTCTCCAGAACGAATCAGTAAG GTACGACCAAAATTGCCACTTTTGAAGATTCTGCAGGCGGCAGGTGCACAAGGTGAAATGTTCACTGTTAAAGAG GTAATGCACTATCTAGGCCAGTATATAATGGTGAAGCAGCTTTATGATCAACAGGAGCAGCATATGGTATATTGTGATGGAGATCTTTTGGGAGAACTACTGGGACGTCAAAGCTTCTCTGTGAAAGATCCAAG CCCTCTATATGATATGCTAAGAAAGAATCTTATCACTTTAACCACTGCCACTACAG ATGCTGCTCAGACTCTCGCTCTCGCACAGGATCACAGTATGGATATTCCAAGTCAAGACCAACTGAAG CAAAGTACAGAGGAAAGTTTTGGTTccagaaaaaaaactgaagagggTAATATTCCCACACTGCCTACCTCAGAGCATAAACGCAGAAATTCTAGAGGAG ATGAAGACTTAATAAATTTAAGCCAAGATGAGACATCTAGGTTGGACCTTGGGTTTGAGGAGTGGGATGTAGCTGGCCTGCCTTGGTGGTTTTTAGGAAACTTGAGAAACAACTATACACCTAGAAGTAATGGCTCAACTGATTTACAGACAAATCAG GATATAGGTACTGCCATTGTTTCAGATACTACAGATGatttgtggtttttaaatgagTCAGTATCAGAGCAGTTAGGTGTTGGAATAAAAGTTGAAGCTGCTGATACTGAACAAGCAAGTGAAGAAGTAGGGAAAGTGAGTGACAAAAAG ATGATTGAAGTGGGGAAAAATGATGACCTTGAGGACTCTAAGTCCTTAAGTGATGATACTGATATAGAAGTTACCTCTGAG GATGAATGGCAGTGTACTGAGTGCAAGAAATTTAATTCTCCAAGCAAGAGGTACTGTTTTCGTTGCTGGGCCTTGAGGAAGGATTGGTATTCAGATTGTTCTAAATTAACACATTCTCTCTCTACATCTGATATCACTGCCGTGcctgaaaagaaggaaaatgaaggaattgaTGTACCTGATTGTCGAAGAACTGTTTCAGCTCCAGTTGTTAGACCTAAAGATATGTCtgtaaaggaaggaaattctaaaCTTTTTAATCCCTGCAATTCAGTGGAATTCTTggatttggctcacagttctgaaagccAAGAGACCATCTCAAGCATGGGAGAACAATCAGATAACCTTTCTGAGCAGAGAACAGATGTAGAAAATATGGAAGATTGCCAGAATATCTTGAAGCCATGTAGCTTGTGTGAGAAAAGACCACGAGATGGAAACATTATTCATGGAAGGACAAGCCATCTTACAACTTGTTTTCACTGCGCCAGAAGATTGAAGAAGGCTGGGGCTTCATGTCCTATTTGCAAGAAAGAGATTCAGTTGGTTATTAAGGTTTTTATAGCATAG
- the Mdm4 gene encoding protein Mdm4 isoform X4, producing the protein MTSYSTSAQCSASDSACRISPERISKVRPKLPLLKILQAAGAQGEMFTVKEVMHYLGQYIMVKQLYDQQEQHMVYCDGDLLGELLGRQSFSVKDPSPLYDMLRKNLITLTTATTDAAQTLALAQDHSMDIPSQDQLKQSTEESFGSRKKTEEGNIPTLPTSEHKRRNSRGDEDLINLSQDETSRLDLGFEEWDVAGLPWWFLGNLRNNYTPRSNGSTDLQTNQDEWQCTECKKFNSPSKRYCFRCWALRKDWYSDCSKLTHSLSTSDITAVPEKKENEGIDVPDCRRTVSAPVVRPKDMSVKEGNSKLFNPCNSVEFLDLAHSSESQETISSMGEQSDNLSEQRTDVENMEDCQNILKPCSLCEKRPRDGNIIHGRTSHLTTCFHCARRLKKAGASCPICKKEIQLVIKVFIA; encoded by the exons ATGACATCATATTCCACCTCTGCCCAGTGTTCAGCATCTGACAGTGCTTGCAGAATCTCTCCAGAACGAATCAGTAAG GTACGACCAAAATTGCCACTTTTGAAGATTCTGCAGGCGGCAGGTGCACAAGGTGAAATGTTCACTGTTAAAGAG GTAATGCACTATCTAGGCCAGTATATAATGGTGAAGCAGCTTTATGATCAACAGGAGCAGCATATGGTATATTGTGATGGAGATCTTTTGGGAGAACTACTGGGACGTCAAAGCTTCTCTGTGAAAGATCCAAG CCCTCTATATGATATGCTAAGAAAGAATCTTATCACTTTAACCACTGCCACTACAG ATGCTGCTCAGACTCTCGCTCTCGCACAGGATCACAGTATGGATATTCCAAGTCAAGACCAACTGAAG CAAAGTACAGAGGAAAGTTTTGGTTccagaaaaaaaactgaagagggTAATATTCCCACACTGCCTACCTCAGAGCATAAACGCAGAAATTCTAGAGGAG ATGAAGACTTAATAAATTTAAGCCAAGATGAGACATCTAGGTTGGACCTTGGGTTTGAGGAGTGGGATGTAGCTGGCCTGCCTTGGTGGTTTTTAGGAAACTTGAGAAACAACTATACACCTAGAAGTAATGGCTCAACTGATTTACAGACAAATCAG GATGAATGGCAGTGTACTGAGTGCAAGAAATTTAATTCTCCAAGCAAGAGGTACTGTTTTCGTTGCTGGGCCTTGAGGAAGGATTGGTATTCAGATTGTTCTAAATTAACACATTCTCTCTCTACATCTGATATCACTGCCGTGcctgaaaagaaggaaaatgaaggaattgaTGTACCTGATTGTCGAAGAACTGTTTCAGCTCCAGTTGTTAGACCTAAAGATATGTCtgtaaaggaaggaaattctaaaCTTTTTAATCCCTGCAATTCAGTGGAATTCTTggatttggctcacagttctgaaagccAAGAGACCATCTCAAGCATGGGAGAACAATCAGATAACCTTTCTGAGCAGAGAACAGATGTAGAAAATATGGAAGATTGCCAGAATATCTTGAAGCCATGTAGCTTGTGTGAGAAAAGACCACGAGATGGAAACATTATTCATGGAAGGACAAGCCATCTTACAACTTGTTTTCACTGCGCCAGAAGATTGAAGAAGGCTGGGGCTTCATGTCCTATTTGCAAGAAAGAGATTCAGTTGGTTATTAAGGTTTTTATAGCATAG
- the Mdm4 gene encoding protein Mdm4 isoform X3, with translation MTSYSTSAQCSASDSACRISPERISKVRPKLPLLKILQAAGAQGEMFTVKEVMHYLGQYIMVKQLYDQQEQHMVYCDGDLLGELLGRQSFSVKDPSPLYDMLRKNLITLTTATTDAAQTLALAQDHSMDIPSQDQLKQSTEESFGSRKKTEEGNIPTLPTSEHKRRNSRGDEDLINLSQDETSRLDLGFEEWDVAGLPWWFLGNLRNNYTPRSNGSTDLQTNQMIEVGKNDDLEDSKSLSDDTDIEVTSEDEWQCTECKKFNSPSKRYCFRCWALRKDWYSDCSKLTHSLSTSDITAVPEKKENEGIDVPDCRRTVSAPVVRPKDMSVKEGNSKLFNPCNSVEFLDLAHSSESQETISSMGEQSDNLSEQRTDVENMEDCQNILKPCSLCEKRPRDGNIIHGRTSHLTTCFHCARRLKKAGASCPICKKEIQLVIKVFIA, from the exons ATGACATCATATTCCACCTCTGCCCAGTGTTCAGCATCTGACAGTGCTTGCAGAATCTCTCCAGAACGAATCAGTAAG GTACGACCAAAATTGCCACTTTTGAAGATTCTGCAGGCGGCAGGTGCACAAGGTGAAATGTTCACTGTTAAAGAG GTAATGCACTATCTAGGCCAGTATATAATGGTGAAGCAGCTTTATGATCAACAGGAGCAGCATATGGTATATTGTGATGGAGATCTTTTGGGAGAACTACTGGGACGTCAAAGCTTCTCTGTGAAAGATCCAAG CCCTCTATATGATATGCTAAGAAAGAATCTTATCACTTTAACCACTGCCACTACAG ATGCTGCTCAGACTCTCGCTCTCGCACAGGATCACAGTATGGATATTCCAAGTCAAGACCAACTGAAG CAAAGTACAGAGGAAAGTTTTGGTTccagaaaaaaaactgaagagggTAATATTCCCACACTGCCTACCTCAGAGCATAAACGCAGAAATTCTAGAGGAG ATGAAGACTTAATAAATTTAAGCCAAGATGAGACATCTAGGTTGGACCTTGGGTTTGAGGAGTGGGATGTAGCTGGCCTGCCTTGGTGGTTTTTAGGAAACTTGAGAAACAACTATACACCTAGAAGTAATGGCTCAACTGATTTACAGACAAATCAG ATGATTGAAGTGGGGAAAAATGATGACCTTGAGGACTCTAAGTCCTTAAGTGATGATACTGATATAGAAGTTACCTCTGAG GATGAATGGCAGTGTACTGAGTGCAAGAAATTTAATTCTCCAAGCAAGAGGTACTGTTTTCGTTGCTGGGCCTTGAGGAAGGATTGGTATTCAGATTGTTCTAAATTAACACATTCTCTCTCTACATCTGATATCACTGCCGTGcctgaaaagaaggaaaatgaaggaattgaTGTACCTGATTGTCGAAGAACTGTTTCAGCTCCAGTTGTTAGACCTAAAGATATGTCtgtaaaggaaggaaattctaaaCTTTTTAATCCCTGCAATTCAGTGGAATTCTTggatttggctcacagttctgaaagccAAGAGACCATCTCAAGCATGGGAGAACAATCAGATAACCTTTCTGAGCAGAGAACAGATGTAGAAAATATGGAAGATTGCCAGAATATCTTGAAGCCATGTAGCTTGTGTGAGAAAAGACCACGAGATGGAAACATTATTCATGGAAGGACAAGCCATCTTACAACTTGTTTTCACTGCGCCAGAAGATTGAAGAAGGCTGGGGCTTCATGTCCTATTTGCAAGAAAGAGATTCAGTTGGTTATTAAGGTTTTTATAGCATAG
- the Mdm4 gene encoding protein Mdm4 isoform X2: MTSYSTSAQCSASDSACRISPERISKVRPKLPLLKILQAAGAQGEMFTVKEVMHYLGQYIMVKQLYDQQEQHMVYCDGDLLGELLGRQSFSVKDPSPLYDMLRKNLITLTTATTDAAQTLALAQDHSMDIPSQDQLKQSTEESFGSRKKTEEGNIPTLPTSEHKRRNSRGDEDLINLSQDETSRLDLGFEEWDVAGLPWWFLGNLRNNYTPRSNGSTDLQTNQDIGTAIVSDTTDDLWFLNESVSEQLGVGIKVEAADTEQASEEVGKVSDKKDEWQCTECKKFNSPSKRYCFRCWALRKDWYSDCSKLTHSLSTSDITAVPEKKENEGIDVPDCRRTVSAPVVRPKDMSVKEGNSKLFNPCNSVEFLDLAHSSESQETISSMGEQSDNLSEQRTDVENMEDCQNILKPCSLCEKRPRDGNIIHGRTSHLTTCFHCARRLKKAGASCPICKKEIQLVIKVFIA, from the exons ATGACATCATATTCCACCTCTGCCCAGTGTTCAGCATCTGACAGTGCTTGCAGAATCTCTCCAGAACGAATCAGTAAG GTACGACCAAAATTGCCACTTTTGAAGATTCTGCAGGCGGCAGGTGCACAAGGTGAAATGTTCACTGTTAAAGAG GTAATGCACTATCTAGGCCAGTATATAATGGTGAAGCAGCTTTATGATCAACAGGAGCAGCATATGGTATATTGTGATGGAGATCTTTTGGGAGAACTACTGGGACGTCAAAGCTTCTCTGTGAAAGATCCAAG CCCTCTATATGATATGCTAAGAAAGAATCTTATCACTTTAACCACTGCCACTACAG ATGCTGCTCAGACTCTCGCTCTCGCACAGGATCACAGTATGGATATTCCAAGTCAAGACCAACTGAAG CAAAGTACAGAGGAAAGTTTTGGTTccagaaaaaaaactgaagagggTAATATTCCCACACTGCCTACCTCAGAGCATAAACGCAGAAATTCTAGAGGAG ATGAAGACTTAATAAATTTAAGCCAAGATGAGACATCTAGGTTGGACCTTGGGTTTGAGGAGTGGGATGTAGCTGGCCTGCCTTGGTGGTTTTTAGGAAACTTGAGAAACAACTATACACCTAGAAGTAATGGCTCAACTGATTTACAGACAAATCAG GATATAGGTACTGCCATTGTTTCAGATACTACAGATGatttgtggtttttaaatgagTCAGTATCAGAGCAGTTAGGTGTTGGAATAAAAGTTGAAGCTGCTGATACTGAACAAGCAAGTGAAGAAGTAGGGAAAGTGAGTGACAAAAAG GATGAATGGCAGTGTACTGAGTGCAAGAAATTTAATTCTCCAAGCAAGAGGTACTGTTTTCGTTGCTGGGCCTTGAGGAAGGATTGGTATTCAGATTGTTCTAAATTAACACATTCTCTCTCTACATCTGATATCACTGCCGTGcctgaaaagaaggaaaatgaaggaattgaTGTACCTGATTGTCGAAGAACTGTTTCAGCTCCAGTTGTTAGACCTAAAGATATGTCtgtaaaggaaggaaattctaaaCTTTTTAATCCCTGCAATTCAGTGGAATTCTTggatttggctcacagttctgaaagccAAGAGACCATCTCAAGCATGGGAGAACAATCAGATAACCTTTCTGAGCAGAGAACAGATGTAGAAAATATGGAAGATTGCCAGAATATCTTGAAGCCATGTAGCTTGTGTGAGAAAAGACCACGAGATGGAAACATTATTCATGGAAGGACAAGCCATCTTACAACTTGTTTTCACTGCGCCAGAAGATTGAAGAAGGCTGGGGCTTCATGTCCTATTTGCAAGAAAGAGATTCAGTTGGTTATTAAGGTTTTTATAGCATAG
- the Mdm4 gene encoding protein Mdm4 isoform X5: MDIPSQDQLKQSTEESFGSRKKTEEGNIPTLPTSEHKRRNSRGDEDLINLSQDETSRLDLGFEEWDVAGLPWWFLGNLRNNYTPRSNGSTDLQTNQDIGTAIVSDTTDDLWFLNESVSEQLGVGIKVEAADTEQASEEVGKVSDKKMIEVGKNDDLEDSKSLSDDTDIEVTSEDEWQCTECKKFNSPSKRYCFRCWALRKDWYSDCSKLTHSLSTSDITAVPEKKENEGIDVPDCRRTVSAPVVRPKDMSVKEGNSKLFNPCNSVEFLDLAHSSESQETISSMGEQSDNLSEQRTDVENMEDCQNILKPCSLCEKRPRDGNIIHGRTSHLTTCFHCARRLKKAGASCPICKKEIQLVIKVFIA; the protein is encoded by the exons ATGGATATTCCAAGTCAAGACCAACTGAAG CAAAGTACAGAGGAAAGTTTTGGTTccagaaaaaaaactgaagagggTAATATTCCCACACTGCCTACCTCAGAGCATAAACGCAGAAATTCTAGAGGAG ATGAAGACTTAATAAATTTAAGCCAAGATGAGACATCTAGGTTGGACCTTGGGTTTGAGGAGTGGGATGTAGCTGGCCTGCCTTGGTGGTTTTTAGGAAACTTGAGAAACAACTATACACCTAGAAGTAATGGCTCAACTGATTTACAGACAAATCAG GATATAGGTACTGCCATTGTTTCAGATACTACAGATGatttgtggtttttaaatgagTCAGTATCAGAGCAGTTAGGTGTTGGAATAAAAGTTGAAGCTGCTGATACTGAACAAGCAAGTGAAGAAGTAGGGAAAGTGAGTGACAAAAAG ATGATTGAAGTGGGGAAAAATGATGACCTTGAGGACTCTAAGTCCTTAAGTGATGATACTGATATAGAAGTTACCTCTGAG GATGAATGGCAGTGTACTGAGTGCAAGAAATTTAATTCTCCAAGCAAGAGGTACTGTTTTCGTTGCTGGGCCTTGAGGAAGGATTGGTATTCAGATTGTTCTAAATTAACACATTCTCTCTCTACATCTGATATCACTGCCGTGcctgaaaagaaggaaaatgaaggaattgaTGTACCTGATTGTCGAAGAACTGTTTCAGCTCCAGTTGTTAGACCTAAAGATATGTCtgtaaaggaaggaaattctaaaCTTTTTAATCCCTGCAATTCAGTGGAATTCTTggatttggctcacagttctgaaagccAAGAGACCATCTCAAGCATGGGAGAACAATCAGATAACCTTTCTGAGCAGAGAACAGATGTAGAAAATATGGAAGATTGCCAGAATATCTTGAAGCCATGTAGCTTGTGTGAGAAAAGACCACGAGATGGAAACATTATTCATGGAAGGACAAGCCATCTTACAACTTGTTTTCACTGCGCCAGAAGATTGAAGAAGGCTGGGGCTTCATGTCCTATTTGCAAGAAAGAGATTCAGTTGGTTATTAAGGTTTTTATAGCATAG
- the Mdm4 gene encoding protein Mdm4 isoform X6: protein MTSYSTSAQCSASDSACRISPERISKVRPKLPLLKILQAAGAQGEMFTVKEVMHYLGQYIMVKQLYDQQEQHMVYCDGDLLGELLGRQSFSVKDPSPLYDMLRKNLITLTTATTDAAQTLALAQDHSMDIPSQDQLKQSTEESFGSRKKTEEGNIPTLPTSEHKRRNSRGG, encoded by the exons ATGACATCATATTCCACCTCTGCCCAGTGTTCAGCATCTGACAGTGCTTGCAGAATCTCTCCAGAACGAATCAGTAAG GTACGACCAAAATTGCCACTTTTGAAGATTCTGCAGGCGGCAGGTGCACAAGGTGAAATGTTCACTGTTAAAGAG GTAATGCACTATCTAGGCCAGTATATAATGGTGAAGCAGCTTTATGATCAACAGGAGCAGCATATGGTATATTGTGATGGAGATCTTTTGGGAGAACTACTGGGACGTCAAAGCTTCTCTGTGAAAGATCCAAG CCCTCTATATGATATGCTAAGAAAGAATCTTATCACTTTAACCACTGCCACTACAG ATGCTGCTCAGACTCTCGCTCTCGCACAGGATCACAGTATGGATATTCCAAGTCAAGACCAACTGAAG CAAAGTACAGAGGAAAGTTTTGGTTccagaaaaaaaactgaagagggTAATATTCCCACACTGCCTACCTCAGAGCATAAACGCAGAAATTCTAGAGGAG GATGA
- the Mdm4 gene encoding protein Mdm4 isoform X7: protein MTSYSTSAQCSASDSACRISPERISKVRPKLPLLKILQAAGAQGEMFTVKEVMHYLGQYIMVKQLYDQQEQHMVYCDGDLLGELLGRQSFSVKDPSPLYDMLRKNLITLTTATTGMKPESPNPGRQTFYH from the exons ATGACATCATATTCCACCTCTGCCCAGTGTTCAGCATCTGACAGTGCTTGCAGAATCTCTCCAGAACGAATCAGTAAG GTACGACCAAAATTGCCACTTTTGAAGATTCTGCAGGCGGCAGGTGCACAAGGTGAAATGTTCACTGTTAAAGAG GTAATGCACTATCTAGGCCAGTATATAATGGTGAAGCAGCTTTATGATCAACAGGAGCAGCATATGGTATATTGTGATGGAGATCTTTTGGGAGAACTACTGGGACGTCAAAGCTTCTCTGTGAAAGATCCAAG CCCTCTATATGATATGCTAAGAAAGAATCTTATCACTTTAACCACTGCCACTACAG GAATGAAACCAGAGTCTCCCAACCCTggtaggcaaacattctaccattga